One genomic segment of Hydrogenobacter sp. includes these proteins:
- a CDS encoding FAD/NAD(P)-binding protein: MINPYMLNEGRIKKVIKESGDVFTFHVEAHIKALPGQYNMLYAFGMGEAPITIAYSENDHIVHTIRSVGDVTKHIDTLKEGDILYYRGPYGNVWDLKSAYGKHLLIISGGLGLAATRWIYETALKEKHFFKSLLHLYGAKDYESLIYRYLYERWGIGKSFLITIDKPDERWKGHTGMITELLKDIEIEHDTVVFMCGPDPMVKACVLKLEERGLPAKEIYVSLERHMKCSVGTCGHCMMGPFFVCKDGPVFRYDKVREFFERKEV, translated from the coding sequence GTGATAAACCCTTATATGCTCAATGAGGGGCGTATAAAGAAGGTAATTAAAGAAAGTGGAGACGTATTTACTTTTCATGTAGAGGCGCATATTAAAGCGCTCCCAGGACAGTACAACATGCTCTACGCTTTTGGTATGGGGGAAGCCCCTATAACTATAGCCTATTCGGAAAATGATCATATTGTACATACGATCAGATCTGTAGGTGATGTTACCAAACACATAGATACGCTTAAAGAAGGTGATATCCTTTATTATAGAGGTCCTTACGGAAACGTGTGGGATTTAAAAAGTGCATACGGAAAACATCTCCTCATAATATCCGGCGGTCTTGGTCTGGCAGCGACTAGGTGGATTTACGAAACAGCCTTAAAAGAAAAGCATTTCTTTAAGAGCTTGTTACATCTATACGGTGCTAAGGATTACGAAAGCTTAATATACAGATACCTGTATGAGCGATGGGGGATAGGAAAATCCTTTCTCATTACCATTGATAAGCCGGATGAGAGATGGAAGGGTCATACTGGAATGATAACGGAACTTTTAAAAGATATTGAAATAGAGCATGACACAGTTGTTTTCATGTGTGGACCTGACCCTATGGTTAAGGCATGCGTTTTAAAGCTTGAAGAAAGAGGTTTACCAGCCAAAGAGATTTATGTATCCCTTGAGAGACATATGAAGTGTTCCGTAGGTACCTGCGGACATTGTATGATGGGACCTTTCTTCGTTTGCAAAGATGGTCCGGTATTCAGGTATGATAAGGTAAGGGAGTTCTTTGAAAGAAAAGAGGTGTAG
- a CDS encoding efflux RND transporter periplasmic adaptor subunit, with the protein MSLLKLSSFLLLCFSLAFAKEIEVSAIVEGQVKKVYIKQGQRVKTGQILVEIDPTLYTTKRESLKAELESQKLNLEKVERDFKRYEELFNRDLLSKSEYEDWKYRYEREKSRYMMLQAQIERLNKLIEYCTIKAPVEGIVKKMLVREGVFVNGSMIPQTLLILEEK; encoded by the coding sequence ATGAGTTTGTTAAAACTCAGTAGCTTCTTATTACTGTGTTTTTCTCTGGCTTTTGCAAAGGAAATAGAAGTCTCTGCCATAGTAGAGGGTCAGGTCAAGAAAGTTTACATAAAGCAGGGGCAGAGGGTCAAAACCGGTCAGATCCTTGTAGAAATTGATCCAACGCTATACACCACAAAAAGGGAAAGCCTTAAGGCAGAACTTGAAAGTCAGAAGCTAAATCTGGAAAAAGTGGAAAGAGACTTTAAAAGATATGAGGAACTTTTTAATCGTGATCTGCTTTCAAAAAGCGAATATGAAGACTGGAAGTACAGATACGAAAGAGAAAAGTCCAGATACATGATGCTTCAAGCTCAGATAGAGAGGTTAAATAAACTTATTGAATACTGTACCATAAAAGCTCCCGTGGAAGGTATTGTAAAGAAAATGCTGGTCAGGGAAGGTGTTTTTGTGAATGGTAGCATGATACCTCAAACCCTTCTGATCCTGGAGGAAAAATAA